Proteins from one Desulfonema limicola genomic window:
- a CDS encoding ABC transporter substrate-binding protein, whose translation MKQNKIKFISIMVSAAVIISFSCSVHAGQTYKLALSLAITGPTSDAGNPYAKGVEDYFKYVNDNKLLGDDIIECTIRDDQYKTDVTKRNFEEFLDNGIVFYLNYSTGSTLALKQDFEEEKIPVIPASFHAGNLVDSNYIFLPIASYSAQCIGLAEYVAAHHKGGGIPKAAMFIHPSAFGRGPVEDVEKAVKAGLNMEIVEVTEHGKDLDNTAMLQRFISKGVQYVITQTIQSPVATLLKDANRLGLAAKSFGEEGKLTFLGAHYTGGNDLIALAGPAAENFFWTTSYTLTSEPGPGTDMQLALAKKYGRDDKAANSHNYTNGIMAAQVAAECIIRAKAKGSKITRETLYNELLAMNGDNAFKLDTTVGPVTYSKTDHEGVDNLQLYSVQNGVFKSVGKPFSPEYSKKIK comes from the coding sequence ATGAAACAAAACAAAATTAAGTTTATCAGTATTATGGTATCTGCTGCAGTTATTATCAGTTTTTCATGTTCCGTACATGCAGGGCAGACATATAAACTTGCCCTGTCCCTGGCTATTACAGGCCCTACCTCGGATGCTGGTAATCCATATGCAAAAGGAGTTGAGGATTATTTTAAATATGTTAATGATAATAAACTCTTAGGAGATGACATCATTGAATGCACAATTCGGGACGATCAATATAAAACCGATGTTACAAAACGAAATTTTGAAGAATTTCTTGATAATGGCATTGTTTTCTATCTCAATTATTCAACAGGCAGCACCCTGGCTTTGAAGCAGGATTTTGAAGAAGAAAAGATACCGGTTATCCCTGCATCTTTTCATGCTGGAAACCTGGTTGATTCCAATTATATCTTTTTACCCATTGCTTCTTATTCTGCCCAGTGTATCGGCCTTGCCGAGTATGTAGCAGCTCATCACAAGGGCGGCGGCATTCCAAAGGCAGCCATGTTTATCCATCCCTCAGCTTTTGGCCGGGGGCCTGTGGAAGATGTGGAAAAAGCTGTTAAAGCAGGTCTGAATATGGAGATAGTCGAGGTTACTGAACATGGAAAAGACCTTGACAATACAGCCATGCTCCAGCGTTTTATCAGCAAAGGCGTGCAATATGTGATTACCCAGACCATTCAATCACCTGTGGCAACCCTGCTCAAGGATGCAAACAGGCTCGGTCTGGCTGCAAAATCATTTGGGGAAGAAGGAAAGCTGACTTTCCTGGGAGCGCATTACACAGGAGGCAATGACCTTATTGCCCTGGCCGGGCCGGCAGCAGAGAATTTTTTCTGGACCACATCTTATACCCTGACTTCAGAACCTGGGCCTGGAACTGATATGCAGCTTGCTCTTGCAAAAAAATACGGGCGTGATGACAAGGCAGCTAATTCTCATAATTACACAAACGGTATAATGGCGGCACAGGTGGCTGCTGAATGTATTATCCGTGCCAAAGCAAAAGGCAGTAAGATCACTCGTGAAACCCTGTATAATGAACTCCTGGCAATGAACGGGGATAATGCTTTTAAGTTGGATACAACAGTAGGGCCTGTAACATATTCAAAAA
- a CDS encoding branched-chain amino acid ABC transporter permease has translation MASNRWLTTGNYFTSYKQEQRIFLTHLDRTGFLIFLILLFVWPLVFPPSNKYMLVIDNILIAAVAVLGLNIATGFAGLISIGHAAFVGVGAYTAAFFAKTIGDSHVFLTHAWPLVILLSGFAGAFFGAVVGLPALRLKHLYLAIATLSFQMIFTWTINFMDFFDQGQTIPIARVFWFTGEVSRKEHYLFWYYAILVILILLGFMIRNLLRTRYGRCLVAVRDNDRAADAMGMHPGLTKVYAFALAGFMAGVAGALHAYLYRGVGIESFSLHESITYLAMAIVGGLGTLHGSFWGPAAIKMLDLFVENISEYAGSVLPATMNLTTALRPLSFGLVIVLFLMFEPRGIANWWRIFRSYTRLWPFRY, from the coding sequence ATGGCATCCAATCGCTGGCTTACCACAGGAAATTATTTTACCTCCTATAAACAGGAACAGCGCATATTTTTAACACATCTGGACAGAACCGGGTTTTTGATTTTTCTTATACTTTTGTTTGTCTGGCCCCTGGTTTTTCCCCCCAGTAATAAATATATGCTTGTGATTGATAATATTTTAATTGCTGCTGTAGCTGTTTTGGGTCTTAATATTGCCACAGGATTTGCAGGCCTGATTTCTATTGGTCATGCTGCTTTTGTAGGGGTAGGGGCTTATACTGCTGCTTTTTTTGCAAAGACAATAGGCGATTCACATGTTTTCCTGACCCATGCATGGCCTTTGGTTATACTTTTATCAGGATTTGCAGGCGCATTTTTCGGGGCTGTTGTAGGTCTTCCTGCACTCAGGCTTAAACACCTTTATCTTGCCATAGCTACCCTTTCTTTTCAGATGATATTTACCTGGACAATAAATTTTATGGATTTTTTTGATCAGGGCCAGACCATACCCATAGCCCGTGTTTTCTGGTTTACAGGCGAGGTGTCAAGAAAAGAGCATTACCTGTTCTGGTATTATGCCATACTTGTCATCCTCATACTGCTGGGGTTTATGATTCGTAATTTATTGCGTACCAGGTATGGAAGATGTCTTGTTGCTGTCCGGGATAATGACAGGGCAGCCGATGCAATGGGAATGCATCCAGGTCTTACAAAGGTCTATGCCTTTGCCCTTGCAGGATTTATGGCAGGTGTTGCAGGCGCTCTTCATGCCTATCTTTACAGGGGAGTGGGAATAGAATCCTTCAGCCTTCATGAATCCATTACATATCTTGCTATGGCAATAGTCGGGGGGCTTGGTACTCTCCACGGTTCTTTCTGGGGGCCTGCAGCCATAAAAATGCTGGATTTATTTGTTGAAAATATATCCGAATATGCAGGATCTGTTCTTCCTGCCACTATGAACCTGACAACAGCTTTACGGCCTTTATCATTTGGTCTGGTTATAGTGTTGTTTTTAATGTTTGAACCCCGAGGGATTGCCAACTGGTGGCGTATTTTTCGTTCATATACCAGGTTATGGCCCTTTCGTTATTAA
- a CDS encoding branched-chain amino acid ABC transporter permease, which translates to MMSYFFQLLISGIVVGSIYALSALGFVLIYKSSRVLNIAHGQIIAGGAFITYALTVWADIPIYISFFLSMIITFFLAMSVERIFLRRLIGEPVISVIMVTIGLMSILDGIIYLTPFGSENFSFPVFFPKTPISFGGVSVSWTQLVGVIITFLLIAAFSWFFKKSTIGISMRAVSDDQLAAMSVGISVPKVFGLAWAAAGLSAAAAGGIIGNITGLNFDTLHAFGITVFPVVILGGLDSIIGAVAAGIIMGLIQQFASGYLDGHFGLSGTAEVLPYIILLVILLFKPHGLFGIHEIERV; encoded by the coding sequence ATGATGAGCTATTTTTTTCAACTGCTGATAAGCGGTATTGTTGTAGGCTCTATTTATGCCCTCTCAGCTCTTGGATTTGTTCTGATCTATAAGTCCAGCAGGGTTCTTAATATTGCACACGGGCAGATTATTGCAGGAGGTGCATTTATTACCTATGCCCTGACTGTCTGGGCTGATATTCCCATTTATATTTCATTTTTCTTAAGTATGATTATTACTTTTTTTCTTGCAATGAGTGTGGAAAGAATTTTCCTTCGGCGGCTTATCGGCGAGCCTGTTATCAGTGTTATTATGGTAACCATCGGGCTGATGTCAATTTTAGATGGTATTATTTATCTTACCCCTTTTGGTTCTGAAAATTTTTCATTTCCTGTATTTTTCCCAAAAACTCCAATCAGTTTTGGCGGAGTTTCCGTGAGCTGGACCCAGCTGGTTGGTGTTATTATTACCTTTCTGCTTATTGCCGCTTTTTCATGGTTTTTCAAAAAATCAACAATCGGCATATCCATGAGGGCAGTTTCTGATGATCAGCTTGCAGCAATGTCTGTCGGTATTTCAGTACCAAAGGTTTTTGGCCTTGCCTGGGCAGCGGCAGGTTTGAGTGCTGCTGCTGCCGGCGGTATTATCGGCAATATTACAGGGCTTAATTTTGACACCCTTCACGCATTTGGGATCACTGTTTTTCCAGTAGTAATTCTCGGTGGTTTAGATTCCATAATCGGGGCAGTTGCTGCTGGTATTATAATGGGGCTGATCCAGCAGTTTGCAAGCGGTTATCTGGACGGACACTTTGGGTTGAGCGGAACAGCTGAGGTACTTCCTTATATTATCCTGCTTGTTATCCTGCTTTTTAAACCCCATGGACTTTTTGGTATTCACGAAATAGAACGGGTATAG
- a CDS encoding AMP-binding protein: MEDREHLLKYTIPQLLYRRSLYSPDKVALREKDFGYWKSYTWKNYYSFVRKTGLGLEKIGIKKGDKIALIGDNIPEMLFMAIGIQSLGGISAGIYQTSLPDEIAGIIEYLDVTAVFCDNQEQVDKLVEIRSRIPGVKKVIYEDARGMRSYKSDKWFMNIKEIYELGDTAHKEDPDHFQSLVDQGKPDEVCHLCLTSGTTGLPKGAMMTHLNYVNMGVQITKVDPLEESDEYLSFLPFAWIGEQMNSFGVAMATGIAINFPESVETVMDDLKEIGPHFMFGAPRIYETIRSQIWLKIDESYWFNRLLYNYFIKTGEKAAQYRMTGRKMPAGLAFKSWLGKQMMFRPLVNQIGLLRLRRAYTGGAALGPELFTFYQAIGVNLKQIYGQTEITGIAYMHRDGDIRSNTVGKPLPGTECKISDSGEILSRSASVSPGYYKLPDKTEELLENGWLHSGDAGYLDENGHLIVIDRVSDVMYNNNGEMFSPMFLENRLKFSPYIKEAVIFGNNEDYVSTLVNIDPVVVGKWAEDRGVSFSTFMDLSAKPEVAELIQDQIALINAGAEQEHFKIRRFAILYKLLDMDDGELTKTGKIRRKFVLEKYQELYDALYDESIKDKKVKACFQYQDGQTAIVETQICFYTM, from the coding sequence ATGGAAGACCGTGAACATTTGCTGAAATACACTATTCCTCAATTACTCTATCGAAGATCCCTTTATTCTCCCGACAAGGTGGCATTGCGTGAAAAGGATTTTGGATACTGGAAATCCTATACATGGAAGAATTATTATTCCTTTGTCCGTAAAACCGGGCTGGGTCTTGAAAAAATCGGGATAAAAAAAGGGGATAAGATCGCACTTATAGGAGACAATATCCCTGAAATGCTTTTTATGGCTATTGGAATCCAAAGCCTGGGCGGGATTTCAGCAGGGATATATCAGACCAGTCTTCCTGATGAAATTGCAGGGATCATTGAATACCTTGATGTTACAGCAGTGTTTTGTGATAACCAGGAGCAGGTTGACAAGCTTGTGGAGATTCGTTCCAGAATTCCCGGTGTAAAAAAAGTAATTTATGAAGATGCCCGAGGTATGCGGAGTTATAAATCAGATAAGTGGTTCATGAATATAAAGGAGATTTATGAATTGGGAGATACTGCCCACAAGGAGGATCCAGACCATTTTCAATCCCTGGTTGACCAGGGAAAACCTGATGAGGTCTGCCATCTCTGCCTGACTTCCGGGACAACAGGGCTGCCTAAGGGTGCCATGATGACCCATCTCAATTATGTAAATATGGGGGTTCAGATAACAAAGGTGGATCCTCTTGAGGAAAGTGATGAATATCTCTCTTTTCTCCCTTTTGCCTGGATAGGGGAACAGATGAACTCTTTTGGTGTAGCTATGGCTACTGGCATTGCTATTAATTTTCCTGAATCAGTTGAAACTGTTATGGATGATCTAAAAGAAATAGGCCCTCATTTCATGTTTGGTGCTCCCCGGATCTATGAAACCATACGTTCTCAGATATGGCTCAAGATTGATGAATCATACTGGTTTAACAGGCTTTTGTATAATTATTTTATAAAAACAGGGGAAAAAGCTGCACAATATAGAATGACAGGCAGGAAAATGCCTGCCGGCCTTGCTTTTAAATCATGGCTTGGAAAGCAGATGATGTTTCGCCCTCTTGTAAATCAAATAGGCCTTCTCCGCCTGAGACGGGCATATACCGGAGGTGCGGCACTGGGGCCTGAATTATTTACCTTTTATCAAGCTATTGGCGTAAATCTTAAACAGATTTACGGACAAACAGAGATTACCGGAATTGCCTATATGCACAGGGACGGGGATATTCGATCCAATACAGTCGGCAAGCCCCTGCCGGGAACTGAATGTAAGATTTCTGATTCAGGAGAGATTCTTTCCAGGTCTGCATCTGTTTCCCCGGGTTATTATAAACTTCCTGATAAAACCGAAGAATTGCTGGAAAACGGATGGCTTCATTCAGGTGATGCAGGTTATCTTGATGAAAACGGGCATTTAATTGTAATAGACCGGGTTTCTGATGTTATGTACAATAATAATGGAGAAATGTTTAGCCCCATGTTTCTTGAAAACCGCCTTAAATTCAGTCCTTATATCAAAGAAGCTGTTATATTTGGGAATAATGAAGATTATGTTTCTACTCTTGTAAATATTGATCCTGTTGTAGTGGGAAAATGGGCAGAAGACCGCGGTGTCTCATTTTCAACTTTTATGGATCTTTCAGCAAAGCCTGAAGTAGCAGAACTGATTCAAGACCAGATTGCCCTGATTAATGCCGGTGCCGAACAAGAACATTTTAAGATCAGACGGTTTGCCATCTTATATAAACTTCTGGATATGGATGACGGGGAATTAACTAAAACCGGAAAGATCAGAAGAAAATTTGTACTGGAAAAATACCAGGAGCTTTATGATGCACTTTATGATGAATCAATAAAAGACAAAAAAGTCAAAGCCTGCTTTCAGTATCAGGACGGTCAAACTGCAATAGTGGAGACACAGATTTGTTTTTATACAATGTAA
- a CDS encoding ABC transporter ATP-binding protein, which yields MAQLTITDITLTFGGLNALQDVNMTIEQGLITSVIGPNGAGKTSLLNCISGFYHPGKGKICFMGHDLTHSSPHQVSILGIARAFQNIELFKGMSVLDNLLLARHKNLKYNFLQAVFFFGRASQSEAENREYVEEVIDFMELEPFRKKMVGSLAYGVQKRVEVARALTLEPKLLLLDEPMAGMNLEEKEDMVRFIIDIQQERNTTIVLVEHDLGVVMDISDYICVLDFGQLIGSGTPKEVSSDKKVIEAYIGEE from the coding sequence ATGGCACAGCTCACAATTACAGATATAACTCTTACTTTTGGAGGCTTAAATGCCCTTCAAGATGTTAATATGACTATTGAACAAGGGTTAATTACATCTGTGATCGGGCCTAACGGCGCAGGAAAAACCAGCCTGCTTAACTGCATATCAGGTTTTTATCATCCTGGAAAAGGTAAAATTTGTTTTATGGGACATGATCTGACCCATTCATCACCCCACCAGGTTTCTATTCTCGGTATTGCAAGAGCTTTTCAGAATATTGAGCTTTTCAAAGGAATGAGTGTTCTGGATAACCTGCTTCTGGCAAGACATAAAAATTTAAAGTATAATTTTTTACAGGCTGTTTTTTTCTTTGGCAGAGCATCACAGTCTGAGGCGGAAAATCGGGAATATGTTGAGGAAGTTATTGATTTTATGGAACTGGAGCCATTTCGTAAAAAAATGGTGGGTTCCCTGGCCTATGGTGTTCAAAAAAGGGTGGAAGTAGCCAGGGCGCTTACCCTGGAACCAAAGCTGCTTCTGCTTGATGAACCTATGGCAGGCATGAATCTTGAAGAAAAAGAAGATATGGTCAGGTTCATAATTGATATTCAGCAGGAACGCAATACCACTATTGTTCTTGTTGAGCATGATCTTGGTGTTGTTATGGATATTTCAGATTATATATGTGTACTTGATTTTGGTCAGCTGATTGGTTCAGGAACCCCTAAGGAGGTTTCATCTGATAAAAAAGTTATAGAAGCGTATATTGGAGAAGAATAG
- a CDS encoding peptidoglycan DD-metalloendopeptidase family protein has protein sequence MRKQCPGDRWQYFGIFRKIISWFLVFLTVSMVSIFQDSDNLSNVCFSRADEQKSMIEAEVLGTENQPEIYVYNRYYGPVEIEFILTRAVNIISSPVLPARFVIPQAGRIKTFTLRPSMPQASFSYAYEYRFTFGDPKAEHRPPKPYRPPFPNGNRFRISRSFQDNSGSDDNYNAFAVNILMSKGVPVCVSRKGVVMDIAMETFTKKTSAGIIKGQTYLVRLLHDDGTMGVYAHLKPGSVSVSTGMQLEEKQVIGEPGVSDDIDMPHLYFAVQKNSSMKLESIPFEFEDPQSAKGIPPFRGMVLRTD, from the coding sequence ATGAGGAAACAATGTCCTGGTGATAGATGGCAGTACTTTGGTATTTTTAGAAAAATAATATCATGGTTTTTAGTGTTTTTAACTGTATCCATGGTAAGCATTTTTCAGGATTCAGATAATCTCTCCAATGTCTGCTTTTCAAGGGCTGATGAACAGAAATCCATGATTGAAGCAGAAGTTCTGGGTACAGAAAATCAGCCTGAGATTTATGTTTATAACAGGTATTATGGGCCTGTTGAAATTGAATTTATTTTAACCAGGGCTGTTAATATAATATCTTCTCCTGTTTTGCCTGCCAGATTTGTCATACCCCAGGCCGGCAGGATCAAAACCTTTACATTAAGGCCTTCCATGCCCCAGGCATCTTTTTCTTATGCTTATGAATACAGATTTACATTTGGTGATCCAAAGGCTGAACACCGCCCGCCAAAACCATACCGCCCTCCTTTTCCCAATGGAAACCGTTTCAGGATTTCCCGTTCTTTTCAGGATAATTCCGGTTCAGATGATAATTATAATGCTTTTGCAGTAAATATTCTTATGTCAAAAGGAGTGCCTGTTTGTGTATCAAGAAAAGGTGTTGTAATGGATATTGCAATGGAAACATTTACAAAAAAAACCAGTGCAGGGATTATAAAAGGCCAGACATATCTTGTGCGCCTGCTTCATGATGATGGTACTATGGGGGTTTATGCCCATTTAAAACCAGGGTCTGTGAGTGTTAGTACAGGTATGCAGTTAGAAGAAAAACAGGTTATTGGAGAACCCGGCGTTTCTGACGATATAGATATGCCCCATCTTTATTTTGCTGTTCAGAAAAATTCCAGCATGAAACTGGAATCCATTCCTTTTGAATTTGAAGACCCCCAGTCAGCAAAAGGTATCCCCCCTTTTAGAGGCATGGTTCTCAGGACAGACTGA
- a CDS encoding exopolyphosphatase, with product MRLLTRSDFDGLGCAVLLKEAGLIDDIKFVHPKDIQDGKIEVSSDDILANIPYVKGCGLWFDHHSSEDERKAFGDFQGISDPTAKSAAGVIYKYYGGKEKFPGKCFQELVAAVDKADSADFTKDEILNPKGWVLLSFIMDPRTGLGRYKDYRISNYQLMMDMIEYCRHKTVDEILEIEDVKERVKRYFDQDELFRRMIKDNIVIRNNVIILDLRNQEEIYTGNRFLLYSLYPEQNISIQVIWGLNKQNVVMTCGHSIINRTSKTDVGSLMLKYGGGGHKKVGTCQVSPDEADKILEEIITSMNADG from the coding sequence ATGAGGCTGTTAACACGTTCAGATTTTGACGGGCTTGGATGTGCAGTTCTTCTTAAAGAAGCCGGCTTGATTGATGATATTAAATTTGTTCATCCAAAGGATATCCAGGATGGAAAGATTGAAGTCAGCAGTGATGATATTCTTGCAAACATACCCTATGTAAAAGGCTGCGGTCTCTGGTTTGATCACCATTCAAGCGAGGATGAAAGAAAGGCATTCGGGGATTTTCAAGGCATAAGTGATCCTACAGCTAAAAGTGCCGCAGGTGTTATATATAAATACTACGGGGGCAAGGAGAAATTTCCAGGAAAATGTTTCCAGGAATTAGTTGCAGCAGTTGATAAGGCTGATTCTGCTGATTTTACAAAAGATGAAATCTTAAACCCCAAAGGCTGGGTTCTTCTTTCTTTTATCATGGACCCCCGCACAGGTCTTGGCAGATACAAGGATTACAGGATTAGTAATTATCAGTTGATGATGGACATGATAGAATACTGCAGACACAAAACTGTTGATGAAATCCTTGAAATTGAAGATGTTAAGGAAAGGGTAAAACGGTATTTTGATCAGGATGAATTATTCCGCAGGATGATTAAGGATAATATAGTTATCAGGAATAATGTTATTATTCTTGATTTAAGAAATCAGGAAGAGATTTATACTGGAAATCGTTTTCTGCTTTATAGTCTTTATCCTGAACAAAATATATCCATCCAGGTTATATGGGGCTTGAATAAGCAGAATGTAGTCATGACATGCGGCCACAGTATTATTAACAGGACATCAAAAACCGATGTTGGTTCTCTTATGCTGAAATACGGGGGCGGAGGCCATAAAAAGGTTGGAACATGCCAGGTTTCTCCAGATGAAGCTGATAAGATTTTGGAGGAAATAATAACCAGTATGAATGCAGACGGGTAA